In one window of Anolis carolinensis isolate JA03-04 unplaced genomic scaffold, rAnoCar3.1.pri scaffold_39, whole genome shotgun sequence DNA:
- the LOC134294958 gene encoding tumor necrosis factor receptor superfamily member 25-like: protein MLPAQTSSGGPTVAEVAVPQVGPPPFLQGRSLYAVLEAVPARRWKEFMRGLGLRDGEIERIELEHPQLREQQYQMLRCWAQERPRADPEDLFAALEDMQLGGCAQALREALQAH, encoded by the coding sequence GACGGTCGCAGAAGTGGCGGTCCCACAAGTGGGCCCCCCACCCTTCCTGCAGGGCCGGTCCCTGTACGCGGTGCTGGAGGCGGTTCCGGCGCGGCGCTGGAAGGAGTTCATGCGTGGCCTGGGCCTGCGGGACGGGGAGATTGAGCGGATCGAACTGGAGCACCCCCAGTTGCGGGAGCAGCAATACCAGATGCTGCGGTGCTGGGCCCAGGAGAGGCCCAGGGCCGACCCAGAAGACCTCTTTGCCGCCCTGGAGGACATGCAGCTGGGGGGCTGCGCACAGGCCCTGCGGGAGGCCCTCCAAGCGCACTAG